The following coding sequences are from one Achromobacter sp. B7 window:
- the gspD gene encoding type II secretion system secretin GspD gives MRHIAQFSLAALLIASQIGPAISTAHAQQTDNRVSLNFVDTDIPAVLRALSLFTQRNFLVDPRVKGKLTLVSDRPVDSGQALAMLTGALRLQGFAIVDVDGVTRVVPEADAKLQGSAVVGNTPPTQARQAQARPAQAAAGAPAGNAARGPVPVSAFAKGSSSSGEMLTRVFPLKYENAANLVPVLRPMVPPNNPINAYPGNNTLVVTDYADNLERIAQVIARIDVPSSIDTDVVPVQSGIATDIAILASQLLDTQSSDPTQRIAVVADPRSNSVLVRSGSPARTRLARDLILKLDAQQNRAGNLHVVYMRNAQATRIAEVLGGLLTGQANAAPGASGGAASSNTGGAQNGARAQNTSAGNVPAGQGMGAMSGSSKGGLSGEQERIAREDNSSQAVSYSAGGATIQADPATNSLIISAPEPLYRSLREVIDQLDQRRAQVLVESLIVEVSEQKAAEFGIQWMTGAGNINSNGTSFIGGTNLGGSGITGTGPTSIDALGSGLSLGVVKGTVDVLGNQVINLGVLARAMQNTGEANILSTPNLLTLDNQSASILVGKTVPFVTGQYVTSGSNGSSNPFQTIEREDVGLKLNIRPQISEGGAVKLDIYQEVSSIDESRSNATTGIVTNKRAIDTSVLIDDGQIIVLGGLLEDNVTLTSNSVPGLGSLPVIGSLFRYDTRKRTKTNLMVFLRPYVVRDANRSASVTMDRYDYMRRAQGSAQPGQHWALPDMQAPMLPPPGSAPSVSNNAYDLRPDQQADTLRRPPPTTVQSFAVRQYPGANPTRDAARPIRVSGALMHSVAVDPESLL, from the coding sequence ATGCGTCACATCGCGCAATTCAGCCTTGCCGCCTTGCTCATCGCAAGCCAAATCGGACCGGCGATCAGCACGGCCCATGCTCAACAAACGGACAACCGTGTCAGCTTGAATTTCGTCGACACCGACATCCCCGCCGTGTTGCGCGCGCTGTCGTTGTTCACGCAGCGCAACTTTCTGGTGGACCCTCGCGTCAAGGGCAAACTGACGCTGGTGTCGGACCGACCCGTGGATAGCGGACAGGCGCTGGCCATGCTGACCGGTGCGCTACGACTGCAAGGCTTTGCGATCGTGGATGTGGACGGCGTGACGCGCGTGGTGCCCGAAGCCGACGCCAAGCTGCAAGGCAGCGCGGTGGTGGGCAACACGCCGCCGACCCAGGCGCGGCAAGCTCAGGCGCGTCCCGCACAGGCGGCAGCAGGCGCGCCGGCCGGCAACGCCGCGCGTGGCCCGGTGCCCGTGTCCGCGTTCGCCAAGGGCTCGAGCAGCAGCGGCGAGATGCTGACGCGCGTGTTCCCGCTGAAGTACGAAAACGCCGCCAACCTGGTGCCGGTGCTGCGCCCCATGGTGCCGCCGAATAACCCGATCAACGCGTACCCGGGCAACAACACCTTGGTAGTCACCGACTACGCCGACAACCTGGAACGCATCGCGCAAGTCATCGCGCGCATCGACGTGCCCAGCTCCATCGACACCGATGTGGTGCCGGTGCAGTCCGGCATTGCCACCGACATCGCCATCCTGGCCTCGCAATTGCTGGACACGCAAAGCAGCGACCCCACGCAACGCATCGCCGTGGTGGCCGACCCGCGCAGCAACAGCGTGCTGGTGCGCTCGGGCAGCCCGGCGCGCACGCGGCTGGCGCGCGACCTGATCCTGAAGCTGGACGCGCAGCAAAACCGCGCGGGCAATCTGCACGTGGTCTACATGCGCAACGCGCAGGCCACGCGCATCGCCGAAGTGTTGGGCGGCTTGCTGACCGGACAGGCCAACGCGGCGCCCGGCGCCTCGGGCGGCGCGGCAAGCAGCAACACGGGCGGCGCGCAGAACGGCGCGCGGGCGCAAAACACGTCTGCCGGCAACGTGCCGGCGGGGCAGGGCATGGGGGCAATGTCGGGCTCATCCAAGGGCGGCTTGTCGGGCGAGCAAGAGCGCATCGCGCGGGAAGACAACAGCTCGCAAGCGGTGTCGTATTCGGCCGGCGGCGCCACCATCCAGGCCGACCCCGCCACCAATTCGCTGATCATCTCCGCGCCGGAACCGCTGTACCGCAGCCTGCGTGAAGTCATCGACCAGCTGGACCAACGTCGCGCGCAAGTGCTGGTGGAAAGCCTGATCGTTGAAGTCAGCGAACAAAAGGCCGCTGAATTCGGCATCCAGTGGATGACGGGCGCGGGCAACATCAACAGCAACGGCACCAGCTTTATCGGCGGCACCAACCTGGGCGGCAGCGGCATCACGGGCACCGGGCCCACGTCGATCGACGCCCTGGGCAGCGGCCTGAGCCTGGGGGTGGTCAAGGGCACGGTGGACGTGTTGGGCAACCAGGTCATCAACCTGGGCGTGCTGGCTCGCGCCATGCAGAACACGGGCGAAGCCAACATCCTGTCCACGCCGAACCTGCTGACGCTGGACAACCAGTCGGCCAGCATCCTGGTGGGCAAGACCGTGCCGTTCGTGACCGGCCAATATGTCACGTCGGGCAGCAACGGCAGTTCGAATCCGTTCCAGACCATCGAACGCGAAGACGTGGGTTTGAAGCTGAACATCCGCCCGCAGATTTCGGAAGGCGGCGCGGTCAAGCTGGACATCTACCAGGAAGTCAGCAGCATCGACGAAAGCCGCTCGAACGCCACGACGGGCATCGTGACCAACAAGCGCGCCATCGACACCAGCGTGCTGATCGACGATGGCCAGATCATCGTGCTGGGCGGCTTGCTGGAAGACAACGTGACGTTGACGTCCAACAGCGTGCCCGGCCTGGGCTCGCTGCCGGTGATCGGTTCGCTGTTCCGCTACGACACGCGCAAGCGCACCAAGACCAACCTGATGGTGTTCCTGCGCCCCTACGTGGTGCGCGACGCCAACCGCAGCGCCAGCGTCACGATGGACCGCTACGACTACATGCGCCGCGCACAGGGTTCGGCGCAACCGGGCCAGCACTGGGCGCTGCCCGATATGCAGGCGCCGATGTTGCCGCCGCCGGGCTCGGCGCCGTCGGTGTCGAACAACGCCTATGACCTGCGCCCCGACCAACAGGCCGACACGCTGCGCCGCCCGCCGCCCACCACGGTGCAGTCGTTTGCCGTGCGGCAGTATCCCGGCGCGAACCCCACGCGCGATGCCGCGCGCCCGATCCGCGTGTCCGGCGCGCTGATGCACAGCGTGGCGGTGGACCCCGAGTCGTTGCTATGA
- the gspF gene encoding type II secretion system inner membrane protein GspF, producing MPSYRYEATDALGKIVRGTIDADTERGARNQLRGRGLLPLSTASAARAQGLGASLRTRLSDADLAWLTRQLASLLAARLPLDAALSATLEQAEKKHIAATLGAVRDDVRAGHRLSTALAARPRDFPEIYRALIGAGEESGDLAQVMEKLADYIEERNTLRSKVMTAFIYPAVVASVSVIIVIFLLGYVVPQVVSAFNHAKQQLPMLTRVMLALSDYVREWGAVTGAVLVAAIVLWRYTLRAPAARRAWHARVLRLPLAGRFVLGVNAARFASTLAILCGSGVALLTALEAARRTLGNDVLRLAVDEASARVREGAALSASLGAQKVFPSLLVHLIASGEKTGRLPELLDRGAQNLSRDLERRAMAMTALLEPALILLMGGFVLLIVLAVMMPILEMNQLIR from the coding sequence ATGCCTTCCTATCGATACGAAGCCACCGACGCGCTGGGCAAAATCGTGCGCGGCACGATCGATGCCGACACCGAGCGCGGTGCCCGCAACCAGCTGCGCGGCCGGGGCTTGCTGCCCTTGTCCACCGCATCGGCGGCGCGCGCGCAAGGGCTGGGCGCCAGCTTGCGCACGCGTTTGTCGGATGCGGACCTGGCTTGGTTGACGCGCCAGTTGGCCAGCCTGCTGGCCGCGCGCCTGCCGCTGGACGCCGCGCTGTCGGCCACGCTTGAACAAGCCGAGAAAAAACACATCGCGGCCACGCTGGGCGCGGTGCGCGACGACGTGCGCGCCGGCCATCGCTTGTCTACCGCGCTGGCGGCGCGGCCGCGCGACTTTCCCGAGATCTATCGCGCGCTGATCGGCGCCGGTGAAGAATCCGGCGACCTGGCGCAAGTGATGGAAAAGCTGGCCGACTACATCGAGGAACGCAACACGCTGCGCAGCAAGGTGATGACGGCGTTCATCTACCCGGCCGTGGTCGCCAGCGTGTCGGTCATCATCGTGATCTTTCTGCTGGGCTATGTCGTGCCGCAAGTGGTGTCGGCGTTCAACCATGCCAAGCAGCAGCTGCCGATGCTGACCCGCGTGATGCTCGCGCTGTCGGACTACGTGCGTGAATGGGGTGCGGTGACGGGCGCGGTGCTGGTGGCCGCCATCGTGCTGTGGCGCTACACGCTGCGCGCGCCGGCCGCGCGCCGCGCCTGGCATGCCCGCGTGTTGCGGCTGCCGCTGGCGGGCCGCTTTGTGCTGGGCGTGAACGCCGCGCGCTTTGCGTCGACGTTGGCCATTCTGTGCGGCAGCGGCGTGGCCTTGTTGACGGCGCTGGAAGCGGCGCGCCGCACCTTGGGCAACGATGTGCTGCGGCTGGCGGTGGATGAGGCGTCGGCCCGCGTGCGCGAAGGCGCGGCGCTATCGGCCTCGTTGGGCGCGCAGAAGGTGTTCCCGTCGCTGCTGGTGCACCTGATCGCCAGCGGCGAGAAAACCGGCCGCTTGCCGGAATTGCTGGATCGCGGCGCGCAGAACCTCTCGCGCGACCTGGAGCGCCGAGCCATGGCGATGACGGCGTTGCTTGAGCCGGCGCTGATCCTGCTGATGGGCGGGTTCGTGCTGCTGATCGTGCTGGCGGTGATGATGCCGATCCTGGAAATGAACCAGCTGATCCGTTAA
- the argH gene encoding argininosuccinate lyase — protein sequence MANTPSPDQNQFANKAQAWSARFSEPVSELVKRYTASVDFDKRLARHDIQGSLAHADMLAAQGIIGAQDLADIQRGMTQILSEIDAGSFQWLLDLEDVHLNIEKRLVELVGDAGKRLHTGRSRNDQVATDIRLWLRDEIDNLQDLLRQLRHALAAVALDNAGTIMPGFTHLQVAQPVTFGHHLLAYAEMFGRDAERLADCRRRVNRLPLGAAALAGTSFPIDRERVAKTLGFDGVCRNSLDAVSDRDFAIEFCAAGALIMTHVSRLSEELVLWMSPRVGFIDLADRFCTGSSIMPQKKNPDVPELARGKTGRVNGNLVALLTLMKGQPLAYNKDNQEDKEGLFDTVDTVRDTLTIFADMAAGIKVKADNMRAAALQGFATATDLADYLVKRGVPFRDAHEVVAHAVRDCEQRNCDLADLSTDELKAYHAQIGDDVHHVLTLEGSVAARKHIGGTAPERVAEEARRVLAETAQG from the coding sequence ATGGCAAACACTCCCTCCCCCGATCAAAACCAGTTCGCCAACAAGGCGCAGGCCTGGTCCGCCCGGTTCTCGGAACCGGTATCCGAACTCGTCAAACGCTATACGGCGTCCGTGGATTTCGACAAGCGCCTGGCGCGACACGACATCCAGGGCTCGCTCGCGCATGCGGACATGCTGGCCGCCCAGGGCATTATCGGCGCCCAGGACCTGGCCGACATCCAGCGCGGCATGACGCAGATCCTGTCTGAAATCGACGCCGGCAGCTTCCAATGGCTGCTGGATCTGGAAGACGTGCATCTGAATATTGAAAAGCGCCTGGTGGAACTGGTGGGCGATGCGGGCAAGCGCCTGCACACCGGCCGGTCACGCAACGACCAGGTCGCCACCGACATCCGCTTGTGGCTGCGCGACGAAATCGATAACCTGCAAGACCTGCTGCGCCAGCTGCGTCATGCGCTGGCCGCCGTCGCGCTGGATAACGCCGGCACCATCATGCCCGGCTTCACCCACCTGCAAGTTGCCCAGCCGGTCACCTTCGGCCACCACCTGCTGGCCTACGCCGAAATGTTTGGCCGCGACGCCGAGCGCCTGGCCGACTGCCGCCGCCGGGTGAACCGCCTGCCGCTGGGCGCCGCCGCGCTGGCCGGCACGTCGTTCCCCATCGACCGCGAACGTGTCGCCAAGACGCTGGGCTTTGACGGCGTGTGCCGCAATTCGCTGGACGCCGTGTCCGACCGCGACTTCGCCATCGAATTCTGCGCCGCCGGCGCGCTGATCATGACGCACGTGTCGCGCCTGTCCGAAGAGCTCGTGCTGTGGATGAGCCCGCGCGTGGGCTTCATCGACCTGGCCGACCGTTTCTGCACCGGCAGCTCGATCATGCCGCAAAAGAAAAACCCCGACGTGCCCGAGCTGGCCCGGGGCAAGACCGGCCGCGTCAACGGCAACCTGGTCGCCCTGCTGACCCTGATGAAGGGCCAACCCCTGGCCTACAACAAGGACAACCAGGAAGACAAGGAAGGCCTGTTCGACACCGTGGACACCGTGCGCGACACGCTGACCATCTTCGCGGACATGGCTGCCGGCATCAAGGTCAAGGCCGACAACATGCGCGCCGCCGCCCTGCAAGGCTTTGCCACCGCCACCGACCTGGCCGACTACCTGGTCAAGCGCGGCGTGCCGTTCCGCGACGCCCACGAAGTGGTTGCCCACGCCGTGCGCGACTGCGAACAACGCAACTGCGACCTGGCCGACCTGTCCACCGACGAGCTCAAGGCCTACCACGCCCAGATCGGCGACGACGTCCACCACGTGCTGACACTGGAAGGCTCGGTTGCCGCCCGCAAACACATCGGCGGCACCGCCCCCGAACGCGTAGCCGAAGAAGCCCGCCGCGTGCTGGCGGAAACGGCCCAAGGCTGA
- the gspE gene encoding type II secretion system ATPase GspE — MSAHPLPYAWARAQRAVLSLRAGQAQLTVSPRTPEWAVREIRRCHGEVALAQVDDEALETLLTAAYSHSEDAASVMGVAENEIDLDRLLQDMPEVADLLEAQDDAPVIRMINALFAQAARDGASDIHIEPFETHSVVRYRVDGTLRDVVSPRKALHAALISRIKIMAHLDIAEKRLPQDGRIALRVGGRPIDVRVSTLPTGHGERAVLRLLDKEAGRLQLERLGMCPDVLTQLDRLIRQPHGIVLVTGPTGSGKTTTLYAALSRLDSATSNILTVEDPIEYDLSGISQTQVNAKIDMSFALALRAILRQDPDVIMIGEIRDLETAQIAVQASLTGHLVLATLHTNDAVSAVTRLTDMGVEPFLLASSLLGVLAQRLVRKLCPECKKPSMQDGVRVFHPVGCPTCNHTGYSGRSGIHELFTVDDDARRLIHEGRDERELRQAAMASGMRTMRQDGQRWVDSGQTSPEEIVRVTRDA; from the coding sequence ATGAGCGCGCACCCCTTGCCCTATGCCTGGGCACGGGCGCAGCGCGCCGTGCTGTCGCTGCGCGCGGGGCAGGCGCAGCTGACCGTCAGCCCGCGCACGCCGGAATGGGCGGTGCGCGAGATACGCCGTTGCCATGGCGAGGTGGCGCTGGCGCAGGTGGATGACGAGGCGCTGGAAACGTTGTTGACGGCGGCTTACAGCCATTCGGAGGATGCCGCGTCCGTCATGGGCGTGGCGGAAAACGAGATCGACCTGGACCGCCTGTTGCAGGACATGCCCGAAGTGGCCGACCTGCTGGAAGCGCAGGACGATGCGCCGGTGATCCGCATGATCAACGCGCTGTTCGCCCAGGCCGCGCGCGATGGCGCCAGCGATATCCACATCGAACCCTTCGAGACGCACTCGGTGGTGCGCTATCGCGTGGACGGCACGTTGCGCGACGTGGTGTCGCCGCGCAAGGCGCTGCACGCGGCTTTGATTTCGCGCATCAAGATCATGGCGCACCTGGACATTGCCGAAAAGCGCTTGCCGCAAGACGGGCGCATCGCGCTGCGCGTGGGCGGCCGGCCGATTGACGTGCGGGTGTCGACCTTGCCCACGGGCCACGGCGAACGCGCGGTGCTGCGCCTGTTGGACAAAGAGGCGGGGCGCTTGCAGCTGGAACGCCTGGGCATGTGCCCCGATGTGCTGACGCAGCTGGACCGCTTGATCCGGCAGCCGCACGGCATCGTGCTGGTGACGGGGCCGACGGGCAGCGGCAAGACCACCACGCTGTATGCGGCATTGAGCCGCCTGGATTCTGCCACCAGCAATATCCTGACGGTGGAAGACCCCATCGAATACGACTTGTCGGGCATCAGCCAGACGCAGGTGAACGCCAAGATCGACATGAGCTTCGCGCTGGCGCTGCGCGCCATCTTGCGGCAGGACCCGGACGTGATCATGATCGGCGAAATCCGCGACCTGGAAACCGCGCAGATCGCGGTGCAGGCGTCGCTGACCGGTCACCTGGTGTTGGCGACGCTGCACACCAACGACGCGGTCTCGGCCGTGACGCGGCTGACGGACATGGGCGTGGAACCCTTTCTGCTGGCTTCGTCGCTGCTGGGGGTGCTGGCGCAGCGGCTGGTGCGCAAGCTGTGTCCGGAATGCAAGAAGCCGTCGATGCAGGATGGCGTGCGCGTGTTTCACCCTGTGGGTTGCCCGACGTGCAATCACACGGGTTACAGCGGCCGTTCCGGCATCCACGAACTGTTCACGGTGGACGATGACGCGCGCCGTTTGATCCACGAAGGCCGCGACGAACGCGAATTGCGCCAGGCCGCCATGGCCTCGGGCATGCGGACGATGCGGCAAGACGGCCAGCGTTGGGTCGACAGCGGGCAGACGTCGCCCGAGGAAATCGTGCGGGTGACGCGCGACGCTTGA
- a CDS encoding P-II family nitrogen regulator, whose protein sequence is MKQVTAIIKPFKLDEVREALAEVGVSGLTVTEVKGFGRQKGHTELYRGAEYVVDFLPKIRVEVVLPDDQVEAAIEAVVKAARTGKIGDGKIFVSPVEQAIRIRTGEADEEAL, encoded by the coding sequence GTGAAACAAGTCACCGCCATCATCAAACCCTTCAAGCTCGACGAAGTCCGCGAGGCGCTGGCCGAAGTCGGCGTCAGCGGCCTGACCGTCACCGAAGTCAAGGGTTTCGGCCGCCAGAAGGGCCACACCGAACTGTACCGGGGCGCGGAATACGTGGTGGACTTCCTGCCCAAGATCCGTGTTGAAGTCGTGCTGCCCGACGACCAGGTCGAAGCCGCCATCGAAGCCGTGGTCAAGGCCGCGCGCACCGGCAAGATCGGCGACGGCAAGATCTTCGTGTCGCCCGTCGAGCAAGCCATCCGCATCCGTACCGGCGAAGCCGACGAAGAGGCATTGTGA
- a CDS encoding mechanosensitive ion channel family protein, with product MEWEELVTQLDAHMPHEAWAQTLVGAGVLVLTALFVQWVVARVVLLLAHRVLVLSGRGDWDKALQRRRAYQNLWYAVPFAVVSMGIGLVPHAERAVSVVGRLAHAGAWICVFVAFSGVLSAWQDTYSATTRAQTRSIKGYIQIGKLVLMAVCTVLVLSILIDRSPLWMISGLGALSAVLLLVFKDTLLSLVASTQLTSNDMLRIGDWIEMPQSNADGFVKDIALHTVKVQNWDNTVTTVPTYKLFSESYRNYRHMFESGGRRIKRTLRIDAASVRFLTDEEARQLMRFRLLHDYLQAKTLDIAQANQTMGELASVPANRRRLTNIGTFRAYGLAYLKQNPEVRQDMAMMVRMMEPASDGIPVEVYCFTAVTAWVEYERIQGDIFDHLLAILPELGLRLYQQPSGADFGAMGSQLRESAIQAALAAERERPGLVLPDGHGAASAQRGPSDGKVPGQP from the coding sequence ATGGAATGGGAAGAACTGGTGACCCAGCTGGACGCCCACATGCCGCACGAAGCGTGGGCGCAGACGCTGGTCGGCGCCGGCGTGCTGGTCCTGACGGCGCTGTTCGTGCAGTGGGTGGTGGCGCGCGTGGTGCTGCTGCTGGCGCACCGGGTGCTGGTCCTGAGCGGCCGGGGCGACTGGGACAAGGCCCTGCAACGCCGCCGCGCGTATCAAAACCTGTGGTACGCCGTGCCGTTTGCCGTGGTGTCGATGGGTATCGGCCTGGTGCCGCATGCCGAGCGGGCGGTGTCGGTGGTGGGCCGGTTGGCGCATGCGGGCGCGTGGATCTGCGTGTTCGTGGCGTTCTCGGGCGTGTTGAGCGCCTGGCAGGACACGTATTCGGCGACCACCCGGGCGCAGACGCGGTCCATCAAGGGCTATATCCAGATCGGCAAGCTGGTCCTGATGGCCGTGTGCACCGTGCTGGTGCTTTCCATCCTGATCGACCGCTCGCCGCTGTGGATGATTTCGGGCCTGGGCGCGCTGTCGGCCGTGCTGCTGCTGGTATTCAAGGACACGCTGCTGTCCCTGGTGGCCAGCACGCAGTTGACCAGCAACGACATGCTGCGTATCGGCGACTGGATCGAAATGCCGCAGTCCAACGCCGACGGCTTCGTCAAGGACATTGCGCTGCATACCGTCAAGGTGCAGAACTGGGACAACACGGTCACCACGGTGCCGACCTACAAACTGTTCTCGGAAAGCTATCGCAACTACCGTCACATGTTTGAATCGGGCGGCCGTCGCATCAAGCGCACGCTGCGCATCGATGCGGCCAGCGTGCGCTTTCTGACCGACGAAGAAGCCCGGCAACTGATGCGGTTTCGCCTGTTGCACGACTATCTGCAAGCCAAGACGCTGGACATCGCCCAAGCCAACCAGACCATGGGTGAACTGGCCAGCGTGCCGGCCAACCGCCGCCGCTTGACCAACATCGGTACGTTCCGCGCCTACGGCCTGGCCTATCTGAAACAGAACCCCGAAGTGCGCCAGGACATGGCCATGATGGTGCGCATGATGGAACCGGCGTCCGACGGCATCCCGGTCGAGGTCTATTGCTTTACCGCCGTGACCGCCTGGGTGGAATATGAGCGCATCCAGGGCGATATCTTTGACCATCTGCTGGCCATCCTGCCCGAACTGGGCCTGCGCCTGTACCAGCAGCCGTCGGGCGCGGACTTTGGCGCCATGGGCAGCCAGCTGCGCGAAAGCGCGATCCAGGCCGCGCTGGCGGCCGAACGCGAGCGCCCCGGGCTGGTCTTGCCCGACGGGCACGGCGCGGCGTCGGCGCAGCGTGGCCCCAGCGACGGCAAGGTGCCCGGCCAGCCGTAG
- a CDS encoding NAD(+) synthase yields the protein MSNPFFNLYSHGFARVAVGVPECRIADPAFNATQTIELAQQAAQGGAVLVAFPELGLSAYTCDDLFHQKALLDECEEALARVVAATAELDIAVIVGAPLRVSHQLFNCAVVAAGGRVLGVVPKSYLPNYGEFYEARQFSAADCAAVTDIVLLGQTVPFGPELLFQMEKLPLFQFHVEICEDVWVPIPPSSFAALAGATVLVNLSASNIVVGKSQYRHQLVAQQSARCLSAYMYTSAGRGESSTDLAWDGQAIIYENGELLGESERFLNHSHLLFSDVDLDRLSRERMRQTTFGQSVRRHQDEVRKFRSVPVPVNPPLDDAELPLERRVARFPYVPADPQQRDARCKEVYSIQVQALAQRLSASKMSKVVIGISGGLDSTHALLVCAQAMDTLGLPRSNILAVTMPGFATSTRTLQQARRLMAVVGCTASEVDIRPSCLQMLKDLGHPYAEGKPVYDITFENVQAGERTNHLFRIANFSNAIVIGTGDLSELALGWCTYGVGDHMSHYSVNASVPKTLITHLVRWVAESGRLGDDGAGVLLDVLGTDVSPELVPGGADDKPVQKSEDSIGPYELQDFNLYYTLRYGFAPTKVAFLSLAAWRDREAGAWPDAGHVARNQYDLAAIKRNLKIFLDRFFRTTQFKRTCVPNAPKVGSGGSLSPRGDWRAPSDSESVVWMRDAERIPDAAPDA from the coding sequence ATGTCGAACCCGTTCTTCAACCTGTATTCCCACGGCTTCGCCCGGGTGGCGGTCGGCGTGCCCGAATGCCGCATCGCCGATCCGGCCTTCAACGCCACGCAAACCATAGAACTGGCCCAGCAGGCCGCCCAGGGCGGCGCGGTGCTGGTGGCGTTTCCCGAGCTGGGCCTGTCGGCCTACACCTGCGACGACCTGTTCCACCAGAAAGCCTTGCTGGATGAGTGCGAAGAAGCGTTGGCGCGGGTGGTGGCGGCCACGGCCGAACTGGATATCGCCGTGATCGTGGGCGCGCCGCTGCGCGTATCCCACCAGCTGTTCAACTGCGCCGTGGTGGCCGCGGGCGGGCGCGTGCTGGGCGTGGTGCCCAAGAGCTACCTGCCCAACTACGGCGAGTTTTACGAAGCCCGCCAGTTCAGCGCCGCCGACTGCGCGGCCGTCACCGACATCGTCTTGCTGGGCCAGACCGTGCCCTTCGGGCCCGAGCTGCTGTTCCAGATGGAAAAGCTGCCGCTGTTCCAGTTCCACGTCGAAATCTGCGAAGACGTCTGGGTGCCGATCCCGCCGTCCTCGTTCGCCGCGCTGGCCGGCGCCACCGTGCTGGTGAATCTGTCGGCGTCCAATATCGTCGTCGGCAAATCGCAATACCGCCATCAGCTGGTGGCGCAGCAGTCCGCGCGCTGCCTGTCGGCCTATATGTACACGTCGGCCGGCCGGGGCGAATCGTCCACCGACCTGGCCTGGGACGGCCAGGCAATCATCTATGAAAACGGCGAACTGCTGGGCGAATCCGAACGCTTCCTGAACCATTCGCACCTGCTGTTTTCCGATGTGGACCTGGACCGCCTGTCGCGCGAACGCATGCGCCAGACCACGTTCGGCCAGTCCGTGCGCCGCCATCAGGACGAAGTGCGCAAGTTCCGTTCGGTGCCGGTGCCGGTAAACCCGCCGCTGGACGATGCCGAACTGCCGCTTGAGCGCCGCGTGGCGCGCTTTCCGTATGTGCCGGCCGATCCGCAACAGCGCGACGCCCGCTGCAAAGAGGTCTATAGCATCCAGGTGCAGGCCCTGGCCCAGCGCCTGTCGGCCAGCAAGATGTCCAAGGTGGTCATCGGCATTTCCGGCGGGCTCGATTCCACCCACGCGCTGCTGGTGTGCGCGCAGGCCATGGACACGCTGGGCCTGCCCCGGTCCAACATCCTGGCCGTGACGATGCCCGGCTTTGCCACCAGCACCCGCACGCTGCAACAGGCGCGCCGCCTGATGGCGGTGGTGGGCTGCACCGCGTCCGAAGTCGACATCCGCCCCAGCTGCCTGCAAATGCTCAAAGACCTGGGCCACCCGTACGCGGAAGGCAAGCCGGTCTACGACATCACCTTTGAAAACGTGCAGGCCGGCGAACGCACCAATCACCTGTTCCGCATCGCCAACTTCAGCAACGCCATCGTCATCGGCACCGGGGACCTCAGCGAACTTGCACTGGGTTGGTGCACGTACGGCGTGGGCGATCACATGTCGCACTACAGCGTCAACGCCAGCGTGCCCAAGACCCTGATCACGCACCTGGTGCGCTGGGTGGCGGAATCCGGCCGGCTGGGCGATGACGGCGCCGGCGTGCTGCTGGACGTGCTGGGCACCGACGTCAGCCCTGAATTGGTGCCGGGTGGCGCCGACGACAAGCCCGTGCAGAAAAGCGAAGACTCCATCGGCCCGTACGAGCTTCAGGACTTCAACCTGTACTACACGCTGCGCTATGGGTTTGCGCCCACGAAGGTGGCCTTCCTGTCGCTGGCCGCCTGGCGTGACCGCGAAGCGGGCGCCTGGCCGGACGCCGGCCACGTGGCGCGCAACCAGTACGACCTGGCCGCCATCAAGCGCAACCTGAAGATTTTCCTGGACCGGTTTTTCCGTACAACCCAGTTCAAGCGCACCTGCGTGCCCAATGCGCCCAAGGTCGGTTCGGGCGGCTCCTTGTCGCCGCGCGGCGACTGGCGCGCGCCCAGCGATTCGGAATCGGTGGTGTGGATGCGCGACGCCGAACGCATCCCGGATGCCGCGCCCGACGCCTGA